Proteins found in one Lycium ferocissimum isolate CSIRO_LF1 chromosome 6, AGI_CSIRO_Lferr_CH_V1, whole genome shotgun sequence genomic segment:
- the LOC132059619 gene encoding CDP-diacylglycerol--glycerol-3-phosphate 3-phosphatidyltransferase 2-like has protein sequence MPGATLKLNAISSIYYSHNRKPYKLFPSFTSVTGTTTTSNSTAVSVSTHRRRRCWWWRTVSGDFREGGYANFGVRSISSSSSSSSSTNTTQMGPTPDHKEDDLRREKQSLSQSPPSKSEKLLTLPTILTIGRVAAVPLLVSTFYVDSWWGPTATTAIFIAAAVTDWLDGYLARKMNLGTAFGAFLDPVADKLMVAATLVLLCTKPLESSVFGQLPWLLTVPSIAIIGREITMSAVREWAASQGGKLSEAVAVNNLGKWKTATQMIALTILLLTRDSSLSGAVTLVGSGVILLYISAWLAVWSLVVYMRKIWKVLLM, from the exons ATGCCCGGTGCTACTCTCAAACTGAACGCTATTTCCTCTATTTATTATTCTCACAACAGAAAGCCCTACAAATTGTTCCCCTCTTTTACCTCCGTCACCGGTACCACCACCACCTCTAACTCCACGGCCGTTAGTGTCTCCACTCACAGGCGCCGCCGCTGTTGGTGGTGGAGGACAGTGTCCGGTGATTTCCGTGAGGGAGGATATGCTAATTTTGGTGTAAGaagtatttcttcttcttcttcttcttcttcttctactaaTACTACTCAGATGGGACCCACACCCGATCACAAAGAGGATGATCTCCGCCGTGAAAAACAATCTCTGTCGCAATCGCCACCGTCAAAGTCGGAGAAGTTGCTGACGTTGCCCACGATTTTAACAATTGGGCGCGTGGCTGCTGTTCCGCTACTTGTAAGCA CATTCTATGTTGATAGCTGGTGGGGGCCAACTGCTACAACGGCTATATTTATTGCAGCAGCAGTTACGGACTGGCTTGACGGATACCTTGCTCGCAAG ATGAACTTGGGAACTGCCTTTGGTGCGTTTTTAGATCCAGTGGCTGACAAG CTGATGGTTGCTGCTACCTTGGTCTTGTTGTGCACCAAACCTTTGGAGTCCAGTGTGTTTGGACAGTTGCCATGGCTATTAACTGTCCCTTCAATTGCGATAATAGGCAGGGAG ataactATGTCTGCAGTTCGAGAATGGGCAGCTTCTCAGGGTGGTAAACTTTCAGAG GCTGTAGCTGTGAATAACCTGGGGAAGTGGAAAACAGCCACTCAGATGATTGCACTGACCATCCTCCTGCTAACCAGAGACAGCAG TTTATCTGGGGCTGTCACTCTTGTGGGTTCCGGTGTGATCTTGCTATATATATCAGCGTGGCTTGCTGTATGGTCCCTGGTCGTGTATATGAGAAAGATATGGAAAGTGTTATTGATGTag